The following proteins are co-located in the Silene latifolia isolate original U9 population chromosome 1, ASM4854445v1, whole genome shotgun sequence genome:
- the LOC141649790 gene encoding uncharacterized protein LOC141649790, with protein sequence MVSPHCMFKLDLQKAYDSIEWQFLEQMLEALKFPEKFRKMIMTCEGLETGGLYFPLLFYISMEYLSRVMNYAVGLLGRIVGKIKGIGVSKLSYAWRIVLINSVFNILHNYWCSIFLLPKCVIKRIEAFYRNFLWNGDAEYQRTPLVAWDNVCSSKKEGGLGIKNAGVWNIATVGKLVNWIFTKADLLWVLWVDHIYMKGADWSSYISPSYSNWNWRNICKVKGILATGFQGNQWMSDARGYSINSSYQWLQEPHPHVPWYKDVWDNWNIPKQSVISWLIQRKALNTRVKLFQLGISDTSSCVMCELGPETHTHIFSDCDYSILVVTSIEYWLQMSIKTAPGRCSTVRRNVWRVVRLSCWYMLWIERNK encoded by the exons ATGGTATCTCCTCATTGTATGTTCAAGCTAGATCTCCAGAAAGCCTATGATTCTATTGAGTGGCAATTCCTTGAACAGATGTTAGAAGCTTTGAAGTTCCCTGAGAAATTTAGGAAGATGATCATGACTTGT GAGGGGCTTGAGACAGGGGGACTCTATTTCCCCCTTCTCTTCTACATTTCTATGGAGTATCTGTCTAGGGTGATGAATTATGCAGTTGG GCTTTTAGGAAG AATTGTGGGAAAAATCAAGGGAATAGGGGTTAGTAAATTGAGTTATGCATGGAGGATTGTGTTAATCAATTCTGTTTTTAATATATTACACAACTACTGGTGCTCTATTTTCCTTTTACCAAAATGTGTTATTAAAAGAATTGAAGCCTTCTATCGAAATTTCTTGTGGAATGGGGATGCTGAGTACCAAAGGACCCCTCTGGTTGCTTGGGACAATGTCTGTTCTAGTAAAAAGGAGGGTGGTTTAGGTATTAAGAATGCTGGGGTGTGGAATATTGCAACTGTTGGAAAGCTGGTCAATTGGATTTTTACCAAGGCTGATCTTTTGTGGGTGTTGTGGGTTGATCATATCTATATGAAAGGTGCTGACTGGTCTTCTTATATCTCTCCATCATATTCTAACTGGAATTGGAGGAATATCTGCAAGGTTAAAGGTATTTTAGCTACTGGTTTTCAGGGTAACCAATGGATGTCTGATGCTAGAGGTTACTCTATTAATTCTAGTTACCAATGGTTACAGGAACCACACCCTCATGTACCTTGGTACAAAGATGTGTGGGATAACTGGAATATCCCCAAGCAGAGTGTTATTAGCTGGTTGATTCAGAGGAAAGCTCTGAATACTAGAGTTAAACTGTTTCAGCTAGGGATCAGTGACACAAGTAGCTGTGTGATGTGTGAATTGGGTCCAGAAACTCATACTCATATTTTTTCTGACTGTGACTATAGTATCCTAGTGGTAACCAGTATTGAGTATTGGCTGCAGATGAGTATTAAGACTGCTCCTGGACGTTGTTCAACTGTCAGGAGGAATGTTTGGAGAGTGGTGAGGCTGTCCTGTTGGTATATGCTGTGGATTGAAAGGAATAAGTGA
- the LOC141607490 gene encoding 5-oxoprolinase 1, whose product MGSLSSEKLRVCIDRGGTFTDVYAEIPGQPEGHVMKLLSVDPSNYDDAPVEGIRRILEEYTGEKISRSSKIPTDKIEWIRMGTTVATNALLERKGERIALCVTEGFRDLLQIGNQARPNIFDLTVSKPSNLYEAVVEVEERVELVPDTEVGPSQPPFVKGVSGELVRIAKPFKEETLKPLLKGLLDKGIYCLAVVLMHSYTYPQHEILVEKLALSMGFKHVSLSSALTPMVRAVPRGLTASVDAYLTPVIKDYLSGFISKFDEGLGKINVLFMQSDGGLAPENRFSGHKAVLSGPAGGVVGYSQTLFDIETDKPLIGFDMGGTSTDVSRYAGGYEQVLETQIAGSVIQAPQLDINTVAAGGGSKLTFQFGAFKVGPESVGAHPGPVCYRKGGELAVTDANLVLGYVIPDYFPSIFGPKEDQPLDVEATKEKFKKLALQINSYRKNQDPSAKDMSVEEIALGFVNVANETMCRPIRQLTEMKGHETKNHALACFGGAGPQHACAIARALGMKEVLIHKFCGILSAYGMGLADVVEEAQEPYSAVYCAESIQEAGQRETKLMEQVKQKLQEQGFREENIRAETYLNLRYEGTDTAIMVKRQDADDCSLFDYAIEFVKLFQQEYGFKLKNRNILVCDVRVRGVGVTNILKPKAQEPISGTPKSEGLYKVYFHNGWQETPLFKLEKLGYGHAIPGPAIIMNGNSTVIVEPNCRASISKYGNIKIIIESTSSVGVVSEKVADVVQLSIFNHRFMGIAEQMGRTLQRTSISTNIKERLDFSCALFDPDGGLVANAPHVPVHLGAMSSTVRWQLKYWGDNLSEGDVLVTNHPCAGGSHLPDITVITPVFDKGKLVFFVASRGHHAEIGGITPGSMPPFSKAIWEEGAAIKAFKLVEKGTFQEEGIVQLLRVPCSDDSTHEIPGTRRLQDNLSDLHAQVAANQRGISLIKELIDQYGLEIVKAYMKYVQLNAEEAVREMLKSVAAKVLCTSNKSKVGDSVTIEEEDYMDDGSIIHLKLSIDSTRGEAFFDFTGTSPEVYGNWNAPEAVTAAAVIYCLRCLVNVDIPLNQGCLAPVKIYIPPGSFLSPSDKAAVVGGNVLTSQRVTDVVLTAFQACACSQGCMNNLTFGDDTFGYYETIGGGCGAGPSWDGTSGVQCHMTNTRITDPEIFEQRYPVILHKFGLRENSGGTGVHRGGDGLVREIEFRRPVVVSILSERRVHAPRGLKGGKDGACGANYLITSDKRKLYLGGKNTIHVQAGETIVILTPGGGGYGSPP is encoded by the coding sequence ATGGGCAGCCTGTCGTCTGAGAAACTAAGGGTCTGCATTGACCGCGGAGGCACATTCACTGATGTGTATGCTGAAATCCCTGGTCAACCTGAAGGTCATGTGATGAAACTATTGTCCGTCGATCCTTCTAACTATGATGATGCCCCAGTTGAAGGTATTCGGAGAATTCTTGAGGAATATACTGGAGAAAAAATCTCTAGATCATCCAAGATTCCTACTGACAAAATCGAGTGGATAAGGATGGGAACCACTGTGGCTACAAATGCTTTATTGGAGAGAAAAGGAGAAAGGATAGCTCTTTGCGTTACCGAAGGTTTCAGGGACCTGCTGCAAATTGGCAACCAAGCTCGTCCAAACATATTTGACCTCACCGTATCCAAGCCCTCAAATCTGTATGAAGCAGTTGTTGAAGTTGAAGAAAGAGTGGAACTTGTTCCTGATACTGAAGTGGGTCCTAGCCAGCCTCCCTTTGTTAAAGGAGTTTCAGGAGAACTAGTGAGAATTGCAAAGCCATTTAAGGAAGAAACTTTAAAGCCTTTGCTTAAAGGGCTATTGGACAAGGGAATCTACTGTTTAGCTGTTGTGTTAATGCACTCTTACACCTACCCACAACATGAGATTCTTGTCGAGAAGTTAGCCTTGAGCATGGGTTTTAAACACGTATCCCTATCATCGGCCTTGACACCTATGGTTCGAGCGGTCCCAAGAGGCCTAACTGCCAGTGTTGATGCATATCTCACCCCCGTCATCAAAGATTACTTGTCAGGTTTCATTTCTAAGTTTGATGAAGGATTGGGGAAGATTAATGTTTTGTTTATGCAATCAGATGGAGGATTAGCTCCAGAAAATAGATTTTCTGGTCATAAAGCTGTTCTATCAGGCCCAGCTGGTGGTGTTGTTGGTTACTCACAGACTTTGTTTGACATAGAAACCGATAAGCCTCTTATTGGATTTGATATGGGTGGTACATCCACTGATGTTAGCCGCTATGCTGGGGGCTATGAGCAGGTACTCGAAACCCAGATTGCAGGGTCAGTTATCCAGGCACCCCAACTTGACATAAATACTGTCGCTGCTGGTGGGGGTTCAAAGTTGACTTTTCAATTTGGGGCCTTCAAAGTGGGTCCAGAGTCAGTGGGTGCTCACCCTGGACCTGTGTGTTATAGGAAAGGAGGAGAATTGGCGGTTACTGATGCAAATCTAGTATTAGGTTACGTCATTCCTGACTATTTTCCTTCGATTTTTGGGCCCAAAGAAGATCAGCCTCTGGATGTCGAGGCAACCAAAGAAAAATTCAAGAAGCTTGCTTTGCAGATAAATTCATACAGGAAGAACCAGGATCCATCAGCAAAAGATATGTCAGTTGAGGAGATAGCTCTTGGATTTGTGAATGTTGCGAATGAGACAATGTGTCGTCCAATACGCCAGTTGACCGAGATGAAAGGGCATGAAACAAAGAACCATGCTCTGGCTTGTTTTGGAGGTGCTGGGCCCCAACATGCATGTGCTATTGCAAGAGCGCTGGGCATGAAAGAGGTCTTAATCCATAAGTTCTGTGGTATACTGAGTGCGTATGGCATGGGATTGGCtgatgttgttgaggaggctcAAGAGCCATATTCTGCTGTTTATTGTGCTGAATCCATTCAGGAAGCCGGTCAAAGAGAGACCAAGTTGATGGAACAAGTGAAGCAAAAGTTGCAAGAACAAGGTTTTAGGGAGGAGAACATTAGAGCTGAAACTTATTTAAATTTGAGGTATGAGGGTACAGATACCGCTATTATGGTAAAAAGACAAGACGCTGATGATTGTTCATTGTTTGACTATGCTATTGAATTTGTGAAGCTTTTCCAGCAGGAATATGGATTTAAACTAAAGAACAGGAACATCCTTGTGTGTGATGTAAGAGTTCGAGGGGTTGGAGTGACTAATATCTTGAAACCTAAAGCTCAAGAGCCTATTTCAGGAACTCCAAAGAGTGAAGGTCTGTACAAAGTGTATTTTCACAATGGCTGGCAAGAAACTCCTTTATTCAAGCTCGAGAAACTGGGGTACGGTCATGCCATTCCTGGGCCCGCTATCATTATGAATGGTAATAGTACCGTGATTGTGGAGCCAAATTGTAGAGCAAGTATATCTAAATACGGAAACATTAAAATCATTATCGAATCGACTTCAAGCGTAGGAGTTGTTTCGGAGAAAGTTGCAGATGTCGTGCAGCTGTCAATCTTTAACCACAGATTTATGGGAATAGCTGAGCAAATGGGCAGGACACTACAAAGGACATCAATATCAACAAATATCAAGGAACGGCTTGATTTTTCTTGTGCGCTTTTTGATCCTGATGGAGGTCTTGTGGCTAACGCACCTCATGTCCCTGTGCACCTTGGAGCTATGTCAAGTACTGTTCGTTGGCAACTGAAGTACTGGGGTGATAATTTGAGCGAAGGAGACGTGCTAGTCACTAATCATCCATGTGCTGGTGGTAGCCATCTTCCCGATATAACTGTCATAACTCCGGTGTTTGACAAGGGGAAACTGGTATTTTTTGTGGCTAGCCGAGGTCATCATGCTGAAATCGGAGGTATTACTCCTGGAAGCATGCCCCCGTTCTCCAAGGCCATATGGGAAGAAGGGGCTGCCATCAAAGCCTTCAAGCTTGTGGAGAAGGGTACATTTCAGGAAGAAGGCATTGTCCAGCTTTTGCGGGTCCCATGTTCTGATGATTCTACTCACGAAATCCCAGGAACCCGTAGGCTTCAAGACAACTTGTCAGATCTCCATGCACAAGTTGCTGCCAACCAGAGAGGAATCTCGCTTATCAAAGAGCTTATCGACCAGTATGGTTTAGAGATTGTGAAGGCGTACATGAAATATGTACAGCTTAATGCAGAAGAAGCTGTCAGAGAAATGCTCAAATCAGTGGCTGCCAAAGTGTTATGTACTTCTAATAAATCAAAAGTGGGAGATAGTGTGACCATTGAAGAAGAAGATTATATGGATGATGGTTCTATAATTCATTTAAAACTTTCTATTGATTCCACAAGGGGAGAAGCATTTTTTGACTTTACAGGGACAAGCCCGGAAGTATACGGTAACTGGAATGCACCAGAAGCAGTTACAGCTGCTGCAGTTATTTACTGCCTCCGGTGTTTGGTAAATGTCGATATTCCATTAAATCAAGGGTGCCTTGCCCCAGTAAAAATCTACATCCCTCCCGGTTCTTTTCTCTCTCCAAGTGACAAAGCTGCCGTGGTGGGAGGCAATGTTCTCACGTCCCAAAGAGTTACTGATGTCGTACTCACTGCATTCCAGGCATGTGCTTGTTCTCAAGGTTGCATGAATAATCTTACTTTTGGGGACGACACATTTGGTTACTATGAGACCATTGGAGGTGGATGTGGGGCCGGACCAAGTTGGGATGGGACTAGTGGGGTTCAGTGTCATATGACGAATACTCGTATTACCGACCCTGAGATATTTGAGCAAAGGTACCCTGTGATTCTACACAAATTTGGGCTGAGAGAGAACAGTGGAGGTACAGGGGTCCACAGGGGAGGAGATGGGCTTGTGAGGGAGATCGAGTTCAGGCGGCCCGTTGTAGTGAGCATTCTCTCCGAGAGACGTGTCCATGCTCCAAGAGGTTTGAAAGGAGGCAAAGATGGAGCTTGTGGGGCGAACTATTTAATAACGAGTGATAAAAGGAAACTCTATCTTGGCGGTAAAAATACCATACATGTGCAGGCAGGAGAAACAATAGTGATTTTAACTCCTGGAGGAGGTGGATATGGGTCTCCTCCATAG